AAATCACGGAACAGTCAGCTACGGAAAGGGCGATTAAACACTTGTTGCCttacttcgtatactgtacatgcaGGCCTGTCACCACTggctcccgtcccgtcccgtctgAGCCCAATTTATTAGACTGTTGTCCCACCCTCATCTCTCATATCTCTCTCAACAGTCAACACCATCATCCGCTTATAAAACTTTCAGCTCTCATAGCTGCGAAgcaacaccatcaccgcgccgagccgcctcgctgccgccagccTCCTCTGTCCCACGGCAGCTGCACGCGCGTACATCCACGATGGTGATTGCCCAGCAGCCCAGTCAACAAAGAATGGCCCCCGCGTGCAGCAGCTAAGTTGGTATCGAGTTTGGCAGCCTGCAAGTCTCGATACCTTATGCAGGCTCCCTCAGCCGCACGCGCTACGGCTTTCTGGGCGTGGCGCCCGTTGGGCCGCCCGCTCACATATCGTGCGGTGACAGCAGTATTCTGGCTGCTCCCCCGGGCGCCATCCAAGACCCCTGGTTCCGCCTCGACCGAGATCTCGCCCTCACCAACCCACCCAGGCCAGCCATGAGCGGTGTCATGgggcccggcccggcggcaaggccaagcccCGACCGCCCAGCGGGAATAGCCACACCGCGGGTTCGATAAATTGGCCGGTCTGGCCCCCGAATTTCCCGCTCGCAGCTCACGATGCCTCTCTCGTCATGTGCGTGTGTGCCTGCCCCGTGTGAGGTGACGGAGTCGTGAGACAGCTTCATTGCTCCAGAAGCACCAACTTTCTGTCTGTCATTGCCAGCGACTAGTCTTGCACGAAAACACGACGCGCTATGAAGCGACTTCTCCTGCTCCCCAgggccgccctcgtcggcgctgccgccgccgccatcgagcaCATCACTCTGCCCGTGTTCGacaacgccgtcgtcaaggccctcAACCCTACCGACCCGGGCTACACCGCCTGCCGCCTGGTCAGCGCCAAGGTCAACATTTGCGTAAGCTCCGCTGGCGGCCCGACGGCcatctcgacggccgagcccctcgccctggccaaATGCGCCTGTTGCGACGGCACGAACCCTGTGGCCGCCGCGTACTCGTCTTGCGCCGTGTACCTGTCGACCGAGGCCCCGGAAATGAGTAGCCAGTACTCTGGTCGGTATCTGTCCAAGATCTAGTCAACGAGCACAAGAACTGATCCATTCCCAGCTTATACGAACCTGGCTTCTCTCTGCCGCGTTGGAAACGCCAACAACTGCGCCGGCACCTCGGGCGCGGCAACTGTTGCCTCCGTAACCGATTCTCCAAGCTCTGTAACGTCCGGGGCAACCGGCACCATCCCCATCACGAGCGTTAGTGGGCTCGGAAACGTCGCTCCGGCTTGCAGCTCCATGTTCGGGCTCTATGAGTCGTGCTCAAAGAACGTTCCCGGCTTCGCAAATGCGCCCTATGGCGTGCAAGCGCCTTGCTACTGGTGCGTCCATAGCTTCACTTCCACGGCCCCGTCATGTCGCGCGCTGTTATGCCATGTGTTGACTGACCATGTGTAGCTGTGTCACActccgcggcgaggcgacgtgGACTGACCAGCTGGATAAGTACGCCCAGACATGCCGTGACTGGGCCAAGGCCAGCGGCCCCAGCAGCATATATACCGGTATGAGGCTCTCAAGACGCCAAGACTGGCTTGCCCTTCGAGGCTGGACACTCTAGCTGACTTGACGCAGTCGCCAAAACGTTTGCTGGCTTTTGCCAAAACTTCAGCGATGCCTGcttctcgacctcgacgctcGCAACCAACGaggccaccgccaccgccactgCTGCGACAACGAGCACTGACGCTCCTGTCACGA
Above is a genomic segment from Purpureocillium takamizusanense chromosome 2, complete sequence containing:
- a CDS encoding uncharacterized protein (EggNog:ENOG503P8K1~SECRETED:SignalP(1-19~SECRETED:cutsite=AAA-IE~SECRETED:prob=0.3462)), whose protein sequence is MKRLLLLPRAALVGAAAAAIEHITLPVFDNAVVKALNPTDPGYTACRLVSAKVNICVSSAGGPTAISTAEPLALAKCACCDGTNPVAAAYSSCAVYLSTEAPEMSSQYSAYTNLASLCRVGNANNCAGTSGAATVASVTDSPSSVTSGATGTIPITSVSGLGNVAPACSSMFGLYESCSKNVPGFANAPYGVQAPCYCCVTLRGEATWTDQLDKYAQTCRDWAKASGPSSIYTVAKTFAGFCQNFSDACFSTSTLATNEATATATAATTSTDAPVTSKPQSSPTTTTAAPTTTGGAASLRIGSAAGLVVAAVIAVVL